The sequence TTGCTATATTCTAAGAGTGCGCTCAAGAAAGCCGtgttacgtcccgtcttgcggggatttattatatgctaaatcctagatacgggttctgccgcttagagcgctaaggcgcaccttgacctacctttcAAAGATAAGGGGGTATAGGATGGGACACCGGGGATCAAGATACGCGATTCAGGTTTATTCGAATGTGTACGTGTATTTCAATTTGGCTTgtcttacatacccttcgctgtcttcgggtgCCGTCAGCAATTGCTTCTCTTGCACGCGTCGGTCACTCACACTAgaggtctcgctttacacttagtacgcggattcgacggaacactagactcgcggcgcgtggctacgactcgaccttggaagatgcaagcggttggtggtggtcctgcacagcacacggatgcactcctggagcttgtcctattatgggcctggaacgtcagacctcggggatacactcgtgttgaaccgtcggccgagcacgtcgttgatgatcttcctggtttcgagtctaGCCAAAACGCGTGTtgcgaacgagcagaacttcgtctctgctttgcGCTATTACCGAACTCTCCTTACTTGcgtcgcgccgataacttatactcccaaaaggggagtaggtcacgctctttgcttgcgaaaacctgcaagcgaagggttttcgccattgcattccgcgagttccctgatttcgtatcgcgggcgtcgctaagcgaggaaATGCTGATGTTctgcggattccagagcaagacctctttggaatggcgaaagacgaaaatgggttacacctagggacgtaacaccccCCACGCTAGACACAAAATGTTCTCGAGAGGGCATTTTGTGTAAGGTGTTTTCGTCGTTCGCCACCCTCATACGCTCGATCACACATACTTTTCCATACGTTCagagagtaaaaaaaaaaattttttacaatGAGGATGGCTGTTTAAAATATAaaggtaaatataaaatataaaagtaaaaggTGCCGAAGAGTGTACAATGATACGCAGCTGttgtaaatacaaaaaaaaactaTATGTGTATGGTGTCGGAAGATGTGCGGTTTGTTTATGTATATGTGTGGAAAGCTTTGCGGGAAGTGGCCACAgggcacccccccccccccccccccccgctggACAGTCGATAATTTCCAAATGAATGCCGAGACAAAATATATCGCGAAAGCTGTTTCTGGGTGGTtggtcaggatctctgttacgtCCAAGGCTGTTACTAGTCTCCACGTTGTCCGATACGTGCGGATTGGGGCTAGCTTCTCGGAATACAGCCCTGGGTTGTGTCTTAGAGGGGTAACGGAGTAGTCGCCTTCGATGCGGTTCGCTATTGCGAACTGAACCAAGACGATGCTTAGCAGTAGGTGCCTGGTATCCATGCTGATACAGCTTGCCCTATTACTTGCTGCTGAAAATAATTACTAGATTCCCAAAATTTGTTGACCTCTGTTTCAAGGGGGATCGGTATCGAGGAGAGAAAAATCGGAGTCTTGGGTTTTACTTGCGTTCCCCAAATATGCGTGTTTCAGTTTATTTAAGTGTTTAGCGAATTTTTTTCCGTTAGCATCTATGAGGATCGCGTTGTTATTGTCTGTAATTTTGCAAACGGTGTAtggcccgatatagtgcggaTCGAATTTACTTGTGCGCGGTTCTTTTAATACGTATACTAGTTCGTTCGGGGAAAATTGTACTTCTTTGCTTGTTTTGTCGTATTGTGCTTTGGAACGCACTTTGCTTTGATCGAGGTTATTTCTTGCTAGTAGGCGAATTTCGTCGAGGCGTTGGACGAGGTTTTGTACGTATGTAGGATAGGTTGCGAGTTCGTCCTGAGACATATGTGTAAACGGATCCCTAGCTAATTGACCGAAAACTACCTCGTATGGCGAGAAGTTTGTTGCTTCGTGTGTCGAAGTATTGTAAGAATATGTCGCGAATGGAAGGAGAATATCCCAGTCGTGTTTGTTTTCTATGAAATGCTTTAGATATTCGATAAGTACGTGATGGCTACGCTCCAAGGACCCATTTGTCTGCGGCCTGTAACCGGATGTAGTAACATGTTCGATATTAAACGTTTTGGCTATTCCTTTCAGAACTTGATTAATGAATGACGTTCCGCGATCCGTGAGTATTGCACGTGGCGCGCCGAACACCGCGATGAAGTAACGTGAGAAGGCGTCGGCTACCGTTTCCGCGCGGATGTCTGGTAACGGGATGGCCATGCAGAATTTTGATAGTTGGCATTGTAATGTGAGGATATGGCGATTTCCGCCCGATGATATCGGTAAAGGTCCAACGGTGTCGAGTGCTATTTTGTCGAATGGTTTTGCCGGAGTATCGGTAATAAGCATTGGTTCACGAGTTTTTATTCTTACTAGTTTCTGCTCCTGGCAGCTTTTGCAAGAACGTATATAATCTTCTATGTTTCGGTGCATTTTTGGCCATTCGAATCGATCGCGAATGCGGCGGTAGGTTTTGGTCACTCCCTTGTGACCCCCTATCAGGCTCTCGTGGTAATAGCGAATAATATCTTCGCGTTGGCTCTCTGGTGGAGTCTGTACTTCGCCTGTGCAGATTGTGATGGTTATGGGAAAGTCGTGGAATACATCAGATAAATGCCGTTGGAGCGCTGGTATGCTAACTTGAAGTAGAGTTTCCCCGTTTGCCGGAATGCGTAGGTTATCTATATCTTCTATTTTAGCGCTGAGTTTCAATGCGTGTAGTAGGTAAGGCAATTGATGTGGTTCGATCGCGTGGAAGAAATGTCTTGCCCCTACAATGCTAAAGAGTCGTCTGTCCTCCGTTTTTGTAACTATTACTCGACCCTCGGTCAAATCTtcgtttaataaatttgtttctGATAGTAGGCCCAATGCTTTCAATGTTTTGCAGGTTGGGCTTGTTAGAATTTTGTCGGCAGGGATGAAGTGTGCGATATTTCCTGGACCGGCGGTGAGAGGGGATTTTGATATGATTATTGAACAATTCTTGGATCTTTCTTGCAATGGGTCGTCTATTGTTGGCGCGCTTGGTACATAGAATCTTTCGTAAGATGGTTTGGCAGGAGTGTTGTCCGGAATGTTCATTGTTGATTGTGGTATTGGTAATATTTCTGATGGGCATGGTAAGTCCCAGGAGACGCGTTTTGGCGGGCTTACGGCGTGTGTTTGAGAATCGTCCGTGAGCTGTGCGATGGGTTCGGGCTCATCTTCATTTGCGGGGGAAGAGGGTTCGCGTGCAGGCTCCAGTGTAGATAACGGTGAACCCCAAGATACGCGTTTTCGGACAATCGGAGAGCTGGTTGCGATGCTAGGGAGGTTGCGTGTTGTCAGGTCGATGTTTTCCAGTGTGGTGGAATTAGCATCTGGTGCGAGAGCTTCCGGCTCCGTGATGTCTAATGGTTCGGTTTCATCTAGTATCATTGATGGAGGTTCTTCGTAGTTGGGCCTGGATTGGGCGGCATGGCGAGTTCGTACCCGGTTGGCGATAGCGTCCTCTGCGGGATCATTCTGATCCGCTGGAGTTAGTGGTAGCGCATAAGGTACCGGATTTCTGGATAGGGCATCTGCGTTCGCGTTTACGCGTCCTGGTTTATATATAATTTCGTAATTATAATCCTCCAAGTGTATTCTCCAGCGCGCCAGGCGTGATACTGGGTCTTTGATCGAAAACAGCCATTGTAAAGGCCTGTGGTCGGTTACAAGCGTAAATTTTCTACCGTATATATATGTTCGAAAGTGTTTAACCGCAAAAATAATCGCGAGACATTCCTTCTCTGTGGTGGAATAGTTCTGTTGAGCTGAAGTGAGTGCTAGAGAGGCGTAAGCGATCGGCGGGTCTTCGCCTATTTTTCCTTGACTTAGGACGGCGCCAACCGCAATGTCGGATGCGTCTGTGGTGATTATGAAGGGTTCGTCGAAATTTGGATAGCGTAGGACCGGTTCTTTGCAGAGTACTTGTCGAAGATCGTCGAAACTTTGCTGGTGGATTTCGGTCCATGTGAAAGGTTTCTTAGGACTGGTTAGTTCGGTCAACGGTCTGGCCTGTCGCGATAAGTCCGGGATAAATCGCCGATAGTAGTTTACTAATCCTAAGAACTGTTTAAGCGATTTGCGCGAAGTCGGAGTCGGGAAACTTTCTACCGCCCGAATTTTCTCTGGATTTGGTTTGATTCCTTCGGATGAAATAATGTGGCCTAAATAGGTTACTTCGTTTTTCAGAAAATCTGCTTTATCCGGTTGTAATGCCAAGTTATTGTCGCGGAGCCGTTGGAATAGCAACTCGAGGCGAGTTTCCATTTCCTCTAGGGTGCGTCCATAGACTACAATGTCATCGATATATACGTAAAGAATTTTCCCGATTAATCCCTTCAAGACGCGTTGCATAAGCCTCTGGAAGGTGGCAGGCGCGTTCTTCAGACCGAACGGCATGCGTGCGTACTCATAATGCCCATCCGGAGTTGCGAATGCCGTTTTTTCCTGGTCCTCGGGTGCCATGCGAATCTGATGGAATCCGTTTGCTAGATCGAATACCGCGAAATATTTAGCGCCTCCTAaccggtcgaaaatatcggATATGCGGGGAATAGGAAAACGGTCATCAATAGTTTTCGCATTTAGTTTGCGATAGTCTACGACCATTCTCCAGCGCACGTTTCCTTTCGAGTCCGGTTTCTTTGGGACTAACCAGAGGGGTGAATTATACGGAGAATTAGACGGAACTATGACCCCTAAGCTCTCTAGATTTTGTATTTGTTTGCTTATTTCCTTTTCCTGATCGATGCTGAAGGGATATTGTCGCGTGAATACCGGCGTTTTGTCGCTCACAGGGATGTTGTGGACGATTGCGTTAGTTTCTCCCAGGGAATCGCCGGGTATGAAAAATCGGTCTGCGTAACGAGCTACGATGCGTTCGATCATGCGCCGTGGTTCGTCATTTAAATGATCTAGTTTTAATACGCTATTAATTTTGCTGATCCTCTCGTTGTCGTTCTGTCGCGTGACGACGTATTCTCCTAGGTCTTCGCCTTGGAATTCCAGCTGTTCGTCCGTAAGCGGAGTCGGTGGCCTAGGTGGGTCAGTAGTGCGTAACGTCGCGTTGCATGTTTCGTCGCCCGATTCCTGAGGATTTCGCTGAGTCAGCTTCTCGACGGTACGGTCCGCGTCTTCGTCGCTATCATTGCTACGCACGTTGGATTTGTCGTTTTGTATCGTTTTATTTCCGAGGAGCGTTCGCGGATCTTCTTGGTCGATTTGGCTTAAAATTAACGTTCTTTCAATTTCGCGCGCGTTTGAGAAACCGATCGGATGTACCGGTTTTTTAATTATCACCAACGTTCGGTTGTGAAAGGAAATTTCGCTTTGTTCCTGCAGCAGGTACGGACTACCTAAAAGTCCTACCACTCCATTAGGAAAGTCCGGGGTGTCGACGACGTAAAAAAGTGTCTGGCTTCCAGTTACTTTTATGCTCACGGTACCGGCGGCCACGATGCTTCCTTGTAGGCCTCGAACGTTGACGCTCTCGCAGCTAGTGATCGGCGCGTCATGTCGGAGCGCATTCGCATTAATCAAGTTCAGCATGGACCCGGTATCTATTATAAATTCGCCTACCCCGTTGATTAGCGCCTTTGATCGTATCCGAAGGCGGGGAGTGGGCGCCTGTAAGAGCCCGCGGGGCTCATGTCCCGGTTTCGTAGATTTTGTGGTTGCGAGGAGGGTGCGCCCGTTCTGGATGCACCCGGAGAACGGGCGCGATTCGCGTTTAAATTGCCGCGTTCGTATGAGCGGCTACGTGGTTGATAATTATATTGATCTTGCGGAGGATCGCGTCCTCGACCGGGAGGCGGGCGTGGAGCGATCCGTATTGGTTGCTGTTGCCAGGCCGCGTCGCGTGCAAaattttcctctcttcttctaTAAGCTAGTTGTTCCGAATCACGAGGTTCGGGTGGTCGGTACCACCCTTCCGATCTATAGGGTTCGGCGTGGTAACGGTGTTCAGGATAAACGGGCCCCTGGGCGCAACGATATTCGTCGTAATGAGCTGGAGGGGGTTGGTAATGCCCGGACCTTCGTGGGCCATAATGCTGATATTCGCGAACGTTAATGTTATACGAGTAACGGGGATATTCTAGTTCCGCGGATGGCGGTGGTTCCCGCCATTCTCTCCAGCTTCGGTCATAATCGTAGGGAGCGGGAGTACGCGGCGGTAGGGGGTACAAATCATCGCTAAAACTCGCGGGGGATGTCCGTTTTCGGTCGCGTTTTTCTACGTAGATGGCCTCGTCCATCGCCTCCTCAAGTGTTCCCGGTACTGCAGCAATAACCGCATGTGACAAGTGTAAGGGTAGTCCCCGAATGAACGCTTTACGTGCCAGACGTTCGAGACCGGCGAAGTCGTAGCCGTCGCCCACCTCGTTGCGGGCACTGGCCTTGGCCTGATGAAAGGTTCGCGTAAACCGATGGATGTATTCTAAAGTGGTTTCGCCCGGTCGCGCAGTTATGTGCTCGAGGTCGTAACGGATCTCTTGATGAGTTCGATTGGGAGCATAACGTTTACgaagtaattttaaaagttcGGTTACATTTGCGCATCTACTTTCTTCTACGTAATATTGGATAGGCCGGAATAATTTGCTTATTAATCCCTCGAGGAATTTATCTTCATAACCCGCGGGGATTCGTCGCTTCGCGGTTTCCACAGCATGTACGGATTCTTCAAAGGAAATATGCGGTGGGTCAAAACGCGGAACAGATTCTAAGACGCGATAGACTCGATCTTCCTCCTCTCGATTAATACGCCAGGACTCGTACGCAGAGGATCCCAGGGTAGTGGAGCCTCTTGAATCGCGGTGAGTCGGTGGAGTACTCGGAACGGATGGGGGAGCTCGAGAAGGGAGAGTATCGTGAACTAAGGGCATATTGACGAGTTATGTGATACTTGGTTGAGCAGAAAGCGTGGTCAAGTTGCGGATAGTATCCCACTTCTGACACCAATTtgttacgtcccgtcttgcggggatttattatatgctaaatcctagatacgggttctgccgcttagagcgctaaggcgcaccttgacctacctttcAAAGATAAGGGGGTATAGGATGGGACACCGGGGATCAAGATACGCGATTCAGGTTTATTCGAATGTGTACGTGTATTTCAATTTGGCTTgtcttacatacccttcgctgtcttcgggtgCCGTCAGCAATTGCTTCTCTTGCACGCGTCGGTCACTCACATTAgaggtctcgctttacacttagtacgcggattcgacggaacactagactcgcggcgcgtggctacgactcgaccttggaagatgcaagcggttggtggtggtcctgcacagcacacggatgcactcctggagcttgtcctattatgggcctggaacgtcagacctcggggatacactcgtgttgaaccgtcggccgagcacgtcgttgatgatcttcctggtttcgagtctaGCCAAAACGCGTGTtgcgaacgagcagaacttcgtctctgctttgcGCTATTACCGAACTCTCCTTACTTGcgtcgcgccgataacttatactcccaaaaggggagtaggtcacgctctttgcttgcgaaaacctgcaagcgaagggttttcgccattgcattccgcgagttccctgatttcgtatcgcgggcgtcgctaagcgaggaaATGCTGATGTTctgcggattccagagcaagacctctttggaatggcgaaagacgaaaatgggttacacctagggacgtaacagCCGCACCTGTCAGCTTTATTCTACTCTTCCTGGTCGCGCTCAAGAAAGTCGCGCCGGATTTCCTTTCTAGCTGAGTGCGCTCAAGAAAGTCGCACCAGTTACTACCTGTCGCGTCGTTTCTTCCCTTCGCTTGGAGTGCGCTCGAGAAAGTCGCACCGGCAGCTCAAGTCTACCTGCGATGAAGGTAAATCAAGTGAGTAATTAGAACAATGAATTGGCATCACCAATTTATTCTTTTACATATTCAATACGTGACGGTCTTGTAGGGTAAACGCAGTCGCAGACCCACTCGTCGAGGTGGTGTTAAGCAACGAGCTAGGGCACTAATCAAACGCCAGATCCAATTGGTCCAAAAGGAGCTAGAGACGCGATTTCCACCATCCGGTCCGTCAAGTCATCCGGGCGAACCGTGTTATTCACCCGTGTCAGAAGCTTCGACCATTTGCCTGGGTCCTCGCTCACCGCAGCTCATCGATTTAACCGAAGAACCAGAACTAGAATCAGTTAACGTAGCAGAAACCAACGAGATTCCAGCCGAGATCCTTGCTATTATATTCAATCTACaagaataaaacatttataccCTCCTATCCTGGAgccttttcatttcattcaatcgccctTACCGAATCGGGAACCCTGTAGGGACGTGTATTCGTCCGCCAGGCTACTTCGACGATTCGGCGGACCCACCTTAAACAAATATCCCTCCTATTAATTCACGAAAATTTAACACGAGTATATTACCTACTCTCTTCCCACGGCGCGTGCGTCCGAACCGCTCCGGATCCGCGTTCGTAAcaatcctagcgaggagtcgattccgggcatttaatgtttcatttattcaagcgaggagtcgattccgggcatttaatgtttcatttattcaagcaaggagtcgattctgggcatttaatgtttcatttaaccaagcgaggtgtcgattctgagtccgtacacatgttttctttgcagccgacatgccgattctgtgtccgtacacatcttttgtattcagccgacatcatttatattcagtcgtggtctcaattctatgttgtttattctattactattgtttataaatataattcaacctatatcgagtttggtatcattttaatcagaaaaatctcacaaatgcattagtaacagtttcattgagaaaaagttaaaaataaaaaagttttatcgttgaattagtattagtcacacggatattacggtcggatcatattacacggtttcctcgtcgagcggctcggttcgcctagggggatccccccaagtggaggggatagcgatgtttcatttatccaagcattctttcgttgaatttatccaggttttactgtactgatAAACTGCTTCTGAGAGCGTGCCGgctcggtcgcgttattttatattgatgagcgaGGTCGCCGTTTGATTttgcaattcgggtgaaccaccgcGTTCGGATGGTCAGCGTTCTCGCGATCCGTCGATCCGAACGaactgctcactcagaatttgcgggaCGGTGAATTCGGATAATGAAATaggagtttaaagaatttgaatggcgaaatagaagtttcaagaatgcgtcacaggacgtgacacctggtcgcctagattgttgcatatcggtacgatattaacaaataaatttgaagaggaaaaaaaaaattttcttaagCAATTGTGTTATCGGAATTCATAGTTTGTGGTTTTATGAGTTGggtgaattttacaattttgggATGAGTGTAATTACAATCTTTGTTAGTTGACGTGAATTTGTTGCGCTGGGTAATTTTTTTTGTTAGTACTTCTCTGCACTTGCGAATCGGTGTAttacaaagagtaaatggttttcgATTGACCATTTACTTtcctccccgctgagattgaggcgGTAGGGATGCGTGACAGAGCTATAGTGCGTGTACTGAATAGTATTGTAGACCGATGCTTCTGGACTTCTTTATTAAGTTTTAAATTCAAGGTTTCTTTTAAGATGCAACTAGTATTTGCTTGATCCTCTATCGCGGAAGGTATGCGCTGAGACAGCGGATGTCTCGGATGCGCTAGTTCTGGGTATTGTCAGGTGTCTTGTGGTTCCTCAGAACTTTGTGCGCTTGGTGGGGTGTTCGGTATATCTTCTTGTTTGGCGAGTAGAATCGTCACTTGCAATTTACTTTTGCGTCTCGTGTTTGAAGCCGGCTTTATAACTGTTAAATGGATTTGTTTCCGCCCTTGAAAGATGTGGTTCGCTCCTGGGTAAGTGGTGttaaaaagtttttttttacttttttttttatatatatatattgtggtTGTTTTGTTGTAGCGCGTGAATGGGGTGTACAGATCATACCGCGGCCACATTAATATCAGGTATCGCCTGGCCGTCCAACGATTACGGAAGGAATACCGTGATTATATGAGTGATTTGATGGATTGGGATGAGGATAGGATTTTAAACATTGCGCCCTTATTCCAAGAAGATTGTACGCACTAATTTTTTGATATTATCATAttatctatatatttttttgttttgttttttgaataaatttcttttatcatAACTTGTTGTTTGCTGTATCCTCCCCTTCCTTtttctgaataaatatttatcgtaaggattttattgtacattgttattttgtaaatacttctccttttatttttttgaataaatttttattttattttgaatttgcgtgtgtttatttatgcgtattccctgaATTCCATATTTTTAGTTCAATTCTTCCAGCGTAAAGACTTGTATCTGTTTCTGCGTTATTGGTTGCGgtacaggtggtttaattgcaggtggtcgtaATGGAACGGGTGGTAATGCTCTCCATTCCAAGCTGTTCGGAtgttctattttcatttcattcaattCGATATCTTCGTTTCTAGTTAGATGTCTTTTCTTTGGAAGCTTTCtaatattcttgttgttctttaacGTCACTAGTTGTGGAGTAGGAGTATCGAAGGGAGTTCCAAAACGACAACCAAACTAGTGATGCAATAAAAAGGCTttaataataagtttaatgAAACACACAAAAAATACAGCTCGCGGCTCGTTGTCTCCGTTAATGGATAGTGCGTAGTAGCCGAGAAgcgctatttttgtatttttatgaaaaatcttttatctagcaggaatttactatacaggattgcattctataaacatttctgatgaAGAAACCATTCACAGAAAGTATCGGTATGGTTTGGTGttggaacaaataaagaaaatatccatCGACAACGTGACTACGACGCCTTGCCGCCAGGCGGCCATTGTATGCCTACCTCGCCGCATCAGTGCCGTAACTACGCGTAATGGACATTTGTACCACTTTAATAGATTTTTGCTTACTATGAGTGTGTATAATATTGCTATACAATGAATGCTATATGACTCATGTCCACGTCGGAGAAATTTTACTGTTAAAGAGCAAATAGTCATTAAAGGATACCGTGGGTATACGGATTACGCGTATATACGATTTCTTTGGcattcctcgcacttttttattttattttgaatatcttgttttaggttttcccaaaagaatttgtcttttattctattatatgttTCATTTACGCCTGAatgacctcctagttttgtggAGTGGAATTGGTCGAATATTTTATCTCTATTTTCGGGTTTTACGATTTGGATACTGTTTtagcatattattattttaatgtttgttttattgaaggtgttttttaatatttcctgtatttcatgccagtttatatttaatattttaatgtgtcTTGAaatgctgaagatttttatatttttccgtatgaGTAAGTCTTTTAATATGTTAAATAGTTTTATCTGTAATGTCCGGGTAATAAGGTCGCGGATACTTAATTTTAACTCGTATACATGGGTCGTAGGTCTAGATCAGTTTCTAGCTGATGCGGCACTGCTCACGTTCGGCGTCCCCGCTCCGCGCTACATAGCCCGTGCTCGTGTActgcagtgatgccagaaccgtgggacgtgggacaaatttttaccctctccacgacgtcccacgacgtcccagtgattcccctaccgcagttgtttcatctaacacaagcgcgttgtcccacgtgtccgtgtgagctctgcgggtttgacagagttcggctgctttcgtcatttctacgttatcggctcgatgttcaaaccgctaaagcacgtggcagcagcatcgacgaatcgacaaaataatataatttcgtccatggcaatatggctgaattaagaaaccaggagaatcagttcgaatccctattttacggtttcagttctgattcttaatgcattaacgtttttttaatacataaaaatacatgtttttttgtgtacttatgctgcttcgttgctttataatgactaatgactgatttttcttttgaatgactgatttttctttcgtattgtaatagttagaataactgtaatatctaattgaagaaattacttaaatattaattaaaaaaatatcaaagaaagatgcagttcaactcctttttttaactgcttcccaagttaatgtatttcatagtattaatgtattaaa comes from Osmia lignaria lignaria isolate PbOS001 chromosome 8, iyOsmLign1, whole genome shotgun sequence and encodes:
- the LOC117611051 gene encoding uncharacterized protein LOC117611051, translated to MKVNQGKRSRRPTRRGGVKQRARALIKRQIQLVQKELETRFPPSGPSSHPGEPCYSPVSEASTICLGPRSPQLIDLTEEPELESVNVAETNEIPAEILAIIFNLQE